The following coding sequences are from one Mus pahari chromosome X, PAHARI_EIJ_v1.1, whole genome shotgun sequence window:
- the Cldn2 gene encoding claudin-2 isoform X1, with protein sequence MASLGVQLVGYILGLLGLLGTSIAMLLPNWRTSSYVGASIVTAVGFSKGLWMECATHSTGITQCDIYSTLLGLPADIQAAQAMMVTSSAMSSLACIISVVGMRCTVFCQESRAKDRVAVVGGVFFILGGILGFIPVAWNLHGILRDFYSPLVPDSMKFEIGEALYLGIISALFSLVAGVILCFSCSSQGNRTNYYDGYQAQPLATRSSPRSAQQPKAKSEFNSYSLTGEAALPDT encoded by the exons ATGGCCTCCCTTGGCGTCCAACTGGTGGGCTACATCCTAGGCCTTTTGGGGCTACTAGGCACATCCATTGCCATGCTGCTTCCCAACTGGCGAACGAGTTCCTATGTTGGTGCCAGCATTGTGACGGCGGTTGGCTTTTCCAAGGGCCTGTGGATGGAGTGTGCGACACACAGCACAGGCATCACCCAGTGTGATATCTACAGTACCCTTTTAGGACTTCCTGCTGACATCCAGGCTGCCCAAGCCATGATGGTGACATCCAGTGCAATGTCCTCGCTGGCTTGCATTATCTCTGTGGTGGGCATGAGATGCACCGTGTTCTGCCAGGAATCTCGAGCTAAGGACAGAGTGGCTGTAGTGGGTGGAGTCTTTTTCATTCTTGGTGGCATCCTGGGCTTTATCCCAGTTGCTTGGAATCTTCATGGCATCCTTCGTGACTTCTACTCACCGCTGGTTCCTGACAGCATGAAATTTGAGATTGGAGAGGCTCTGTACTTGGGCATCATCTCAGCCCTGTTTTCTTTGGTAGCCGGAGTCATCCTTTGCTTTTCCTGCTCATCCCAGGGCAATCGTACCAACTACTATGATGGCTACCAGGCCCAGCCTCTTGCCACTAGGAGCTCTCCAAGATCTGCTCAACAGCCCAAAGCCAAGAGTGAGTTCAACTCATACAGCCTGACTGG AGAGGCCGCCCTACCAGATACTTAG
- the Cldn2 gene encoding claudin-2 isoform X2 yields the protein MASLGVQLVGYILGLLGLLGTSIAMLLPNWRTSSYVGASIVTAVGFSKGLWMECATHSTGITQCDIYSTLLGLPADIQAAQAMMVTSSAMSSLACIISVVGMRCTVFCQESRAKDRVAVVGGVFFILGGILGFIPVAWNLHGILRDFYSPLVPDSMKFEIGEALYLGIISALFSLVAGVILCFSCSSQGNRTNYYDGYQAQPLATRSSPRSAQQPKAKSEFNSYSLTGYV from the coding sequence ATGGCCTCCCTTGGCGTCCAACTGGTGGGCTACATCCTAGGCCTTTTGGGGCTACTAGGCACATCCATTGCCATGCTGCTTCCCAACTGGCGAACGAGTTCCTATGTTGGTGCCAGCATTGTGACGGCGGTTGGCTTTTCCAAGGGCCTGTGGATGGAGTGTGCGACACACAGCACAGGCATCACCCAGTGTGATATCTACAGTACCCTTTTAGGACTTCCTGCTGACATCCAGGCTGCCCAAGCCATGATGGTGACATCCAGTGCAATGTCCTCGCTGGCTTGCATTATCTCTGTGGTGGGCATGAGATGCACCGTGTTCTGCCAGGAATCTCGAGCTAAGGACAGAGTGGCTGTAGTGGGTGGAGTCTTTTTCATTCTTGGTGGCATCCTGGGCTTTATCCCAGTTGCTTGGAATCTTCATGGCATCCTTCGTGACTTCTACTCACCGCTGGTTCCTGACAGCATGAAATTTGAGATTGGAGAGGCTCTGTACTTGGGCATCATCTCAGCCCTGTTTTCTTTGGTAGCCGGAGTCATCCTTTGCTTTTCCTGCTCATCCCAGGGCAATCGTACCAACTACTATGATGGCTACCAGGCCCAGCCTCTTGCCACTAGGAGCTCTCCAAGATCTGCTCAACAGCCCAAAGCCAAGAGTGAGTTCAACTCATACAGCCTGACTGGGTATGTGTGA